A single genomic interval of Aedes aegypti strain LVP_AGWG chromosome 1, AaegL5.0 Primary Assembly, whole genome shotgun sequence harbors:
- the LOC5574603 gene encoding LIM and senescent cell antigen-like-containing domain protein 1 isoform X1 yields MSGLQLKPIANSNLYKRRATSKENLLYGSSMSSTVENHHTINANVHANISNSQYGTQLSTNQVGQLGERLYQNTLDPIRNAHYYENGTEGVANTSSSHLYHRYPGDTQLRNSSNNSSIGGDIIRDLSSLNFNSEKQSLLNNQYQAAINSEQYLRSSNVNNVTPPRRMEFKEQSGRSNVQVMGVSPNMSLGTMICTRCDEGFEPHERIVNSNGQLWHTQCFVCAQCFRQFQDGIFYEFEGRKYCEKDFHILFAPCCNKCNDFVIGRVIKAMAANWHPDCFTCEQCHIPLADSGFIRNQNRALCHDCNQKEKADGLGKHMCNKCHGVIDDAPLRFRGEVYHGYHFNCTACGAELDSSAREVKNRTGYAANDMNELYCLRCHDRMGIPICGACRRPIEERVVTALGKHWHVEHFVCAKCEKPFLGHRHYEKRGLAYCETHYHQLFGNLCFVCNQVIGGDVFTALNKAWCVHHFSCSICDTKMDQKSKFYEYDEKPVCKKCYERFPNELRRRLRMAHENTLKKNVV; encoded by the exons ATGAGTGGATTACAACTTAAACCTATAGCAAATTCCAACTTGTATAAACGACGAGCCACTTCTAAGGAAAATCTTCTCTATGGCTCATCCATGTCATCCACTGTAGAAAACCACCACACAATCAACGCAAATGTTCATGCCAATATCTCAAACTCACAATACGGAACTCAGCTTAGCACAAATCAAGTGGGACAGCTGGGGGAGCGGCTTTATCAAAATACACTGGATCCGATAAGAAATGCACACTATTATGAGAATGGTACTGAAGGAGTTGCAAACACAAGTTCCAGTCATCTATATCACCGATACCCTGGTGACACTCAACTTAGAAATAGTTCTAACAACAGTTCAATTGGTGGTGACATAATTCGTGATTTGAGCAGTTTGAATTTCAATTCCGAGAAGCAATCCTTATTGAATAATCAGTACCAAGCGGCAATTAATAGTGAACAGTATTTGAGATCATCGAACGTGAATAACGTAACGCCACCACGAAGAATGGAGTTTAAGGAACAGTCTGGACGGTCTAATGTGCAAGTAATGGG AGTTTCGCCAAACATGTCGCTGGGTACAATGATTTGTACCCGTTGTGACGAAGGTTTTGAACCTCACGAACGAATCGTCAATTCAAACGGCCAGCTGTGGCACACCCAATGTTTTGT GTGCGCACAATGCTTCCGTCAATTCCAAGACGGAATTTTCTACGAGTTTGAAGGACGCAAGTACTGCGAGAAGGACTTCCATATTCTGTTTGCGCCATGCTGCAACAAGTGCAACGACTTTGTCATCGGACGGGTGATCAAGGCTATGGCGGCCAATTGGCATCCCGACTGCTTCACGTGCGAACAGTGCCATATTCCACTGGCGGATTCGGGTTTCATTCGCAACCAAAACCGGGCGCTCTGTCACGATTGCAATCAGAAGGAGAAAGCCGATGGGCTGGGCAAGCACATGTGCAACAAATGTCA TGGCGTCATCGATGACGCTCCGTTGCGGTTCCGAGGAGAGGTGTATCATGGTTATCACTTTAACTGCACGGCCTGCGGGGCTGAGCTGGATTCATCTGCCCGGGAGGTTAAAAATCGTACTGGATATGCCGCGAACGACATGAATGAGTTGTATTGTCTGCGTTGTCATGACCGTATGGGTATCCCAATCTGTGGAGCGTGCAGACGACCCATCGAGGAACGTGTTGTCACTGCACTAGGCAAGCATTGGCATGTCGAG CATTTTGTGTGTGCCAAATGCGAGAAACCATTTTTGGGACATCGTCATTACGAAAAGCGTGGTCTTGCCTATTGTGAAACTCACTATCATCAGTTATTCGGTAATCTCTGCTTTGTTTGCAATCAAGTTATTGGCGGTGACG TATTCACCGCATTGAACAAGGCATGGTGCGTGCATCATTTCTCATGTTCAATTTGCGACACCAAGATGGatcaaaaatctaaattttacgAATATGACGAAAAGCCCGTTTGCAAAAAATGCTACGAGAGGTTCCCGAACGAGCTTAGACGCCGATTGCGTATGGCACATGAGAATACACTGAAGAAGAACGTCGTCTGA
- the LOC5574603 gene encoding LIM and senescent cell antigen-like-containing domain protein 1 isoform X2 has translation MPPVAGVSPNMSLGTMICTRCDEGFEPHERIVNSNGQLWHTQCFVCAQCFRQFQDGIFYEFEGRKYCEKDFHILFAPCCNKCNDFVIGRVIKAMAANWHPDCFTCEQCHIPLADSGFIRNQNRALCHDCNQKEKADGLGKHMCNKCHGVIDDAPLRFRGEVYHGYHFNCTACGAELDSSAREVKNRTGYAANDMNELYCLRCHDRMGIPICGACRRPIEERVVTALGKHWHVEHFVCAKCEKPFLGHRHYEKRGLAYCETHYHQLFGNLCFVCNQVIGGDVFTALNKAWCVHHFSCSICDTKMDQKSKFYEYDEKPVCKKCYERFPNELRRRLRMAHENTLKKNVV, from the exons AGTTTCGCCAAACATGTCGCTGGGTACAATGATTTGTACCCGTTGTGACGAAGGTTTTGAACCTCACGAACGAATCGTCAATTCAAACGGCCAGCTGTGGCACACCCAATGTTTTGT GTGCGCACAATGCTTCCGTCAATTCCAAGACGGAATTTTCTACGAGTTTGAAGGACGCAAGTACTGCGAGAAGGACTTCCATATTCTGTTTGCGCCATGCTGCAACAAGTGCAACGACTTTGTCATCGGACGGGTGATCAAGGCTATGGCGGCCAATTGGCATCCCGACTGCTTCACGTGCGAACAGTGCCATATTCCACTGGCGGATTCGGGTTTCATTCGCAACCAAAACCGGGCGCTCTGTCACGATTGCAATCAGAAGGAGAAAGCCGATGGGCTGGGCAAGCACATGTGCAACAAATGTCA TGGCGTCATCGATGACGCTCCGTTGCGGTTCCGAGGAGAGGTGTATCATGGTTATCACTTTAACTGCACGGCCTGCGGGGCTGAGCTGGATTCATCTGCCCGGGAGGTTAAAAATCGTACTGGATATGCCGCGAACGACATGAATGAGTTGTATTGTCTGCGTTGTCATGACCGTATGGGTATCCCAATCTGTGGAGCGTGCAGACGACCCATCGAGGAACGTGTTGTCACTGCACTAGGCAAGCATTGGCATGTCGAG CATTTTGTGTGTGCCAAATGCGAGAAACCATTTTTGGGACATCGTCATTACGAAAAGCGTGGTCTTGCCTATTGTGAAACTCACTATCATCAGTTATTCGGTAATCTCTGCTTTGTTTGCAATCAAGTTATTGGCGGTGACG TATTCACCGCATTGAACAAGGCATGGTGCGTGCATCATTTCTCATGTTCAATTTGCGACACCAAGATGGatcaaaaatctaaattttacgAATATGACGAAAAGCCCGTTTGCAAAAAATGCTACGAGAGGTTCCCGAACGAGCTTAGACGCCGATTGCGTATGGCACATGAGAATACACTGAAGAAGAACGTCGTCTGA
- the LOC5574603 gene encoding LIM and senescent cell antigen-like-containing domain protein 1 isoform X3, with amino-acid sequence MSLGTMICTRCDEGFEPHERIVNSNGQLWHTQCFVCAQCFRQFQDGIFYEFEGRKYCEKDFHILFAPCCNKCNDFVIGRVIKAMAANWHPDCFTCEQCHIPLADSGFIRNQNRALCHDCNQKEKADGLGKHMCNKCHGVIDDAPLRFRGEVYHGYHFNCTACGAELDSSAREVKNRTGYAANDMNELYCLRCHDRMGIPICGACRRPIEERVVTALGKHWHVEHFVCAKCEKPFLGHRHYEKRGLAYCETHYHQLFGNLCFVCNQVIGGDVFTALNKAWCVHHFSCSICDTKMDQKSKFYEYDEKPVCKKCYERFPNELRRRLRMAHENTLKKNVV; translated from the exons ATGTCGCTGGGTACAATGATTTGTACCCGTTGTGACGAAGGTTTTGAACCTCACGAACGAATCGTCAATTCAAACGGCCAGCTGTGGCACACCCAATGTTTTGT GTGCGCACAATGCTTCCGTCAATTCCAAGACGGAATTTTCTACGAGTTTGAAGGACGCAAGTACTGCGAGAAGGACTTCCATATTCTGTTTGCGCCATGCTGCAACAAGTGCAACGACTTTGTCATCGGACGGGTGATCAAGGCTATGGCGGCCAATTGGCATCCCGACTGCTTCACGTGCGAACAGTGCCATATTCCACTGGCGGATTCGGGTTTCATTCGCAACCAAAACCGGGCGCTCTGTCACGATTGCAATCAGAAGGAGAAAGCCGATGGGCTGGGCAAGCACATGTGCAACAAATGTCA TGGCGTCATCGATGACGCTCCGTTGCGGTTCCGAGGAGAGGTGTATCATGGTTATCACTTTAACTGCACGGCCTGCGGGGCTGAGCTGGATTCATCTGCCCGGGAGGTTAAAAATCGTACTGGATATGCCGCGAACGACATGAATGAGTTGTATTGTCTGCGTTGTCATGACCGTATGGGTATCCCAATCTGTGGAGCGTGCAGACGACCCATCGAGGAACGTGTTGTCACTGCACTAGGCAAGCATTGGCATGTCGAG CATTTTGTGTGTGCCAAATGCGAGAAACCATTTTTGGGACATCGTCATTACGAAAAGCGTGGTCTTGCCTATTGTGAAACTCACTATCATCAGTTATTCGGTAATCTCTGCTTTGTTTGCAATCAAGTTATTGGCGGTGACG TATTCACCGCATTGAACAAGGCATGGTGCGTGCATCATTTCTCATGTTCAATTTGCGACACCAAGATGGatcaaaaatctaaattttacgAATATGACGAAAAGCCCGTTTGCAAAAAATGCTACGAGAGGTTCCCGAACGAGCTTAGACGCCGATTGCGTATGGCACATGAGAATACACTGAAGAAGAACGTCGTCTGA